A section of the Deinococcota bacterium genome encodes:
- a CDS encoding NFACT family protein: MEGLVIAEALAPLRARLPVERLSWRFPDAQTFVLPLAAGTLWLYLKPPNPRLGIESGYPSAGNSASGFQALLASRAVGPLLEAEQDKLDRVVSFYFGADEGFVKRPPVRLVAELTGRNANLTLLDEAGLVLGVMREVTSSVNRFRELRPGLPYTPPPPYHKLDPRAATDADLAAALRGAKLGDIRSLLDGVGPELTRALAARLELAPGAPV; encoded by the coding sequence ATGGAAGGTCTTGTCATCGCCGAAGCCCTGGCACCCCTGCGGGCGCGTTTGCCCGTGGAGCGCCTGAGCTGGCGCTTTCCCGACGCCCAGACCTTCGTCCTGCCCCTGGCGGCGGGCACGCTCTGGCTCTACCTGAAGCCGCCCAACCCGCGCCTGGGCATAGAGAGCGGCTACCCTTCCGCGGGCAACAGCGCCAGCGGCTTTCAGGCGCTGTTGGCCTCGAGGGCGGTGGGCCCGCTCCTGGAGGCCGAACAAGACAAGCTCGACCGGGTGGTTAGCTTTTACTTCGGCGCCGACGAGGGCTTCGTGAAGCGCCCGCCCGTTCGCCTCGTCGCCGAGCTGACGGGGCGCAACGCCAACCTCACCCTGCTGGACGAGGCGGGGCTCGTTTTGGGGGTCATGCGCGAGGTGACGAGCAGCGTCAACCGCTTCCGCGAGCTGCGCCCCGGCCTGCCCTACACGCCGCCGCCGCCCTACCATAAGCTCGACCCTCGCGCGGCGACGGACGCCGACTTGGCGGCGGCTCTGCGCGGCGCCAAGCTTGGGGACATTCGCAGCCTGCTCGACGGCGTCGGCCCCGAGCTGACGCGGGCGCTGGCGGCGCGGCTCGAGCTGGCGCCGGGGGCGCCTGTGG
- a CDS encoding antitoxin yields MATAKTATARLFLNGKSQAVRLPKEFRFRGDKVFIKRVGNAVVLLPYEASWQTLAESLERFSEDFMAEREQPQSQTRDPLFE; encoded by the coding sequence ATGGCTACGGCAAAGACGGCTACGGCAAGATTATTCCTAAACGGCAAGAGCCAGGCAGTCCGGTTGCCCAAGGAGTTTCGCTTTCGTGGGGACAAGGTCTTTATCAAGAGAGTGGGGAACGCTGTTGTCCTTCTTCCCTATGAGGCGTCGTGGCAGACGCTGGCCGAGAGCCTCGAGCGCTTTTCCGAGGACTTTATGGCCGAGCGGGAGCAGCCCCAGAGCCAGACTCGTGACCCCCTCTTTGAATGA
- a CDS encoding type II toxin-antitoxin system VapC family toxin produces the protein MTFLLDTDICIYLIRKKPQEVLQRFNAYAVGDIAVSSITAAELHFGVHKSRRPTQNAQALEHFLLPLTLLDFDARAAIAYGRLRAALEVQGTPIGALDTLIAAHALSSELTLVSNNVREFTRVPGLKVENWAEV, from the coding sequence ATGACCTTTCTTCTCGACACCGACATCTGCATCTACCTCATTCGCAAAAAGCCGCAGGAGGTCTTGCAAAGGTTCAATGCTTACGCCGTGGGCGACATCGCCGTTTCGTCGATCACCGCGGCCGAGTTGCATTTCGGTGTCCATAAGAGCCGCCGCCCCACCCAAAATGCGCAAGCGCTCGAGCACTTCCTGCTGCCTCTGACCCTGCTTGACTTCGACGCTCGGGCAGCGATCGCATACGGGCGGCTTCGCGCGGCGCTCGAGGTTCAAGGTACACCCATCGGCGCCTTGGACACGCTCATCGCCGCCCACGCCCTCAGCTCAGAGCTCACCCTGGTCAGCAACAACGTCCGCGAGTTCACGCGCGTTCCTGGCCTGAAGGTCGAGAATTGGGCGGAGGTCTAG
- a CDS encoding L-2-amino-thiazoline-4-carboxylic acid hydrolase encodes MKADDLPDDLNARIGVLTRREVEARLLGPLIAAFSARFGEEVTLEVLREVVTEAARASGESMREAAGSDTLAAFAEGWEPWFRGGALETIELERSPERWSFNVTRCRYAELYRALGMTGLGATLSCRRDAALVEGFSDDITLERTQTLMQGASHCDFRYRRRDETLDR; translated from the coding sequence ATGAAAGCCGACGACCTGCCTGACGACCTCAACGCGCGCATCGGCGTCCTCACCCGCCGCGAGGTCGAGGCGCGCCTGCTGGGGCCCTTGATAGCCGCCTTTTCGGCACGCTTCGGCGAAGAGGTCACCTTGGAGGTCCTGCGCGAGGTCGTCACCGAAGCGGCGCGCGCCTCCGGCGAGAGCATGCGCGAAGCGGCGGGCTCGGATACGCTTGCGGCCTTTGCTGAGGGCTGGGAGCCCTGGTTTCGGGGCGGCGCGCTCGAGACCATTGAACTCGAGAGGTCGCCGGAACGCTGGAGCTTCAACGTCACGCGCTGCCGTTACGCCGAGCTCTACCGTGCCCTGGGCATGACCGGGCTCGGCGCGACGCTGTCGTGCCGCCGCGACGCCGCGCTCGTCGAGGGCTTTAGCGACGACATCACCCTCGAGCGCACGCAGACGCTGATGCAGGGCGCCTCCCACTGCGACTTCCGCTACCGGCGCCGCGACGAAACCCTGGATCGCTAG
- a CDS encoding TAXI family TRAP transporter solute-binding subunit — MRTLRSLALGLALTLSVTLSSALAQQELSIATGGTGGVYYVYGGGLAELINRHVEGYNAVAEVTGASVENVGLIVSGAADMALALADTVLQAYTGTGEGPLAGRTFDELRALAAIYPNAVQIVTLADSGITSLADLRGRRVSVGAPGSGTEVSAQTILAANGITYDDFTPERLNFNETAAALRDGQIDAGFWSVGPPTSSILDLASTRDVVLIALSEEEIANAVAAEPTFAPYTLRAEIYPGVAEEVPTISTPNVLIVSEEMDEELAYGVTRTLYEHVDELIAIHPAASDTTVAFSLEASPIPLHPGAVRYLEETGAEIPERLLGD; from the coding sequence ATGCGTACTTTGCGTTCCCTGGCTCTCGGTCTCGCCTTGACCCTGAGCGTCACCCTGAGCAGCGCGCTCGCCCAGCAGGAGCTGTCGATCGCCACCGGCGGCACCGGCGGCGTCTACTACGTCTACGGTGGCGGCTTAGCCGAGCTCATCAACCGCCACGTCGAGGGCTATAACGCCGTCGCCGAGGTCACCGGCGCCTCGGTCGAAAACGTGGGCCTGATCGTCTCGGGCGCGGCCGATATGGCTCTGGCCCTGGCCGACACCGTGCTCCAGGCCTATACCGGCACGGGCGAGGGCCCCCTGGCGGGTCGCACCTTCGACGAGCTGCGCGCGCTCGCGGCGATCTACCCCAACGCGGTGCAGATCGTGACGCTCGCGGACTCGGGCATCACCTCACTGGCAGACCTGCGCGGCAGGCGGGTGTCGGTCGGCGCGCCGGGCAGCGGCACCGAGGTCTCGGCGCAGACCATCCTGGCGGCCAACGGCATCACCTACGACGACTTCACGCCCGAGCGCCTCAACTTCAACGAGACCGCGGCCGCCCTGCGCGACGGCCAGATCGACGCGGGCTTCTGGAGCGTCGGCCCGCCTACCAGTTCGATTTTGGACCTCGCCTCGACCCGCGACGTCGTGCTCATCGCGCTCAGCGAGGAGGAGATCGCCAACGCCGTAGCGGCCGAGCCGACCTTCGCCCCCTACACCTTGCGCGCCGAGATCTACCCCGGCGTCGCCGAGGAGGTGCCCACCATCAGCACGCCCAACGTGCTCATCGTCAGCGAGGAGATGGACGAAGAGCTGGCCTACGGGGTCACCCGGACGCTCTACGAGCACGTCGACGAGCTCATCGCCATCCACCCGGCGGCCTCCGACACCACCGTGGCGTTCAGCCTCGAGGCCTCGCCCATTCCCTTGCACCCCGGAGCGGTGCGCTACTTGGAAGAGACCGGCGCCGAAATCCCCGAACGCCTCCTGGGCGACTAG
- a CDS encoding DUF1850 domain-containing protein yields the protein MHTQRGAGRRLAALLFTLLVAYGLMAYGLAAELCVTTAAGETLLRLELTEGDTWCLLWNHSVTGFAVRDCYAYRDGQMLLISHHTPDFAAGLGPTPGRGTVRSDGHGGYVITGIDEPVSGNRYLLRVGSPRVDHRVAHGGRVYSLSEKAAGARAIVSIVGTATGEGSCPASTKAESGQKDRRG from the coding sequence ATGCATACACAAAGGGGAGCAGGGCGGCGCCTGGCCGCGCTGCTCTTTACCTTGCTTGTGGCTTACGGGCTCATGGCTTACGGCCTCGCCGCCGAGCTCTGCGTCACGACCGCCGCCGGCGAGACGCTGCTCCGCCTCGAGCTCACCGAGGGAGACACCTGGTGCCTGCTCTGGAACCACTCGGTCACGGGCTTTGCGGTCCGCGACTGCTACGCCTATAGGGACGGCCAGATGCTCCTCATCAGCCACCACACCCCCGACTTTGCCGCCGGCCTCGGCCCCACCCCCGGCCGCGGCACGGTTCGTTCCGACGGCCACGGCGGCTACGTCATAACCGGCATCGACGAGCCCGTCTCCGGCAACCGCTACCTCCTGCGCGTCGGCAGCCCGCGGGTAGACCACCGCGTCGCCCACGGTGGGCGCGTCTACTCGCTCAGTGAAAAGGCGGCTGGGGCTCGAGCTATAGTGAGCATAGTTGGTACAGCGACCGGGGAAGGATCATGCCCAGCGAGCACGAAAGCCGAGAGCGGCCAGAAGGACCGGCGCGGATGA